DNA from Pelodiscus sinensis isolate JC-2024 chromosome 1, ASM4963464v1, whole genome shotgun sequence:
TAGGGTGGAGAAATTTACATTCATGGTTAGAATGAGAGTAGTAAGCCACATTTGAACCCAAGTATACGGAAGTAAACAGTCAGTGAAATAAACAGTTTCTCCATAAAGCCTTAGCAATGTGTGCATTAACATTGATTTAGGGCTCCCTTCACTTACAAAAATATCTGTAATCTTGAAAAACCTCCCAAATAGAGTTAGTCTCCTTTCATTACAGGAGAGTTATTAGGGCAGATGGCTGAGGTGATATCCATTTGACCTGTAGATACTGACTCAGGAATAGTATGGTTCGTAAAGAGATGGGGGAGATCACAGCAAAGAGAGTTAAAAGTAGTTCATTTTACAAAGGATTGCGCACTTTGTGGTGCCTGGTGGCAACTGATATAGCTAAGGGTGAAAAATAGTGGTGTTATAATCCATCCCCCGCATTTTCAAATACTCACAATACGGTCAAGCAAATTACCTTTTCAGCATGATATTTTCCATATTTGGTCTTTGCCCCGGTGTGAATTTGTTTGAAGGAATAGTCCAACATTTTTTGAGTGAGAGAAGGGATGAGAGATCAGACTTCCTCTGTTAAAAAGTGTACCTTTTCAACCAACAGGGCGATGGCTAAAATGGTTCTAAACTGCAGGAAAATAGTCCTCAGTGTGGATCAGTACATGGCCTTGTTCCAAGTAAAATTTGGGTTTCATTTCACTAAGATGAGGGTGTTTCTGAATTGTCACTTGAGCATGTCCGAAGAGCACTGTGTATTAGCAGTAGGGCTGTAAAAGCACAATTCCATTTTACAGAATAAAGTTTGAGGTTTTAACgtaagtttttattttattgtggAACAAAATGAGAGCTTTTGAAACGTCACAAAAAGAGACAGAGCATGCTACTTCAGAAAAATTCATAGATAGGACACTCACATGGGATGTGGGGAGACCTAGGTTCAAATATGTACTTCAAATCAAGCAGAGTAGGGACTTGAATGTGGATCTCTCTCATCCCAGGAGAGGATCATAAACATTTGGCTGTTGTCTGTTCTGAGGTTAGGGCTCACTCTTTCTCCTTGTGTTCCAACTGGCAATTCAGTACTGGAATTGAGAAACCTCCCTGACAAAAGTTTTGGTGAAACTGGTCATTTCTACAAAAAGTTTCAATTTCAACAAACCAGTATTTTACAATGAAAAgcgttttgtcagaaaaattctCAACCAGCCTAAGTCATTAGTTGAATGCTTATGAACGTCTGTAATCCCCTGAATTGTTCTGAACTGGATCATATAATTTTTCAGGGAATCACAATTCTTACAAAAAGGAAAGTGACGCTGTTGGTCTCTTACCAAATTGTCTTCATGGTTTTCAGGAATTTGCATGCAACTTGGCACCAAGAGGCTCTCCAGTTCTAGTCTTGCTTCTACAAGCGGAGATTTAATAGTCTGCACTTCCCAAACCTCATTTTAGACCTCACTCAAACCCCAGATATAAAATATCATCACCCTGATTTACAGATAAGACAGCTATAGTTCCAAGGGGTTAAGTGAGTCATCCAAGGTCACAAAGAAGATATGCAAGAGAGCTGGTACTAGGTACCCCCCACTACAGTTCAGATATCTGATGTGATTGACCAAAGGACTCAAATTCAAAATGTTGGCAGATTGGAAATTCTTAGTTACAACTCTGATAGATGCTAATGGGTAGATTTTCTCATACCTTCATCTCCATTTAAATTCCATTTATTGGCTTTCCAGACTGGATTTGAAAAATGGAAAGTTCTTTGGATGCATGTGGACTTAATGCACCTTGTCAGAGCAGGGATTTGCTCTTAGTCATTATACAAAATTCCTGCTTCCGTTCCTTAAACTGTTCCACAAGACTCTGTGCAGCCTTGGCTCTTCTTCCTAAGCTCAAGAGCTGCTAAAAGTTCATGGTGATCTGTAGATATAAAGTGTGAGAGGTGCCTGCGATGAAAGAAGTTCAGTAAATGTAAAATATTCCACTATTCTCTATGTGAGCATGCTACATCAGCTGTTTAAATTGGGACACTGAGTGGAAATCTTTGACAAGGAAGTGCTTGGGTTTCCTACTAAATATGAATCTTTCAAAAGCCTTTTCAACCTACCAGAATTGTTTGTTGCTACCccactttattcttttaaaaaaaaattaatgcaaaaGAGACCTCCACATACCTAATTTTATCCATATAAAACATTTTTGTCAGCCCAAAAAGAGAACGGTAACATTCCTTGCTTCTCAAATCATTTTGGATTTGACTGTATTGTGTTTTCACTCTTGTAACCTTGATAAGTAGACAATTCTGACTTTAAAGTGCAATGTTGCTGTTGAATGttatcttgttttctttttactttgggtatttaaaataaaaataaactgctGATGGGGGCTCGTGCATAATGGGGCTAGACAGAGCACCCTACAGGTTGGTTGCCATCAATGCTGTATAATTATCTAATAATATTTACTCGTTCTTCATCTTTGCCAGTTTGGAACATAAGGGCGCAGAGTTTATTAATACAGCCAGGCAGACAGAGATTGAAACTGATTTGATGATCCTGGAACATAAGCCATCAGTTAGATCTATTTCTAGCCAGTACAGACTCAGTCAACAGTGATCTAGTTTTCCCCTCTCGTATTTAAAAAATAGGATGTGAATACCCAGCCAAGCAAACCTAACTCCCTAACACTTTCTGTTTTTCATGGAAGGCTTTATCCTCAAGCAAAGTTTCCACTCTGAGCTGACTGCTGTAAATCCTCTGGGCCCTGGCAAAAGCCAGAATTGCCAGCTTATTTTACTTAATTTATGATGCTGCCAAGATTCAAGCTTCAGCCTGGGACTCTTGACTCAACTTTCCTAAATCAGAGTATTGACACATTACAGTAAAGAAACATCAGTTCagaaaacctgaaaataaactcttCCAAATGGTTTTTAAGCATCTTATTAAATGGCTTTAAACAGTTTCagcattttatttcagttttaaaatatttattaaaaaacaacCTGCTCACTTAAAACACCAGGTTTTTTTATACTTCATCATAAACAGTTTGTATGTCTTTCATCCAAAAGTCTTAAAATACATTGCAAATATAATACCAGCTTCATCACACCTCTGTGAGAAAAGATAAATGTACCATTTTTGCAGGTGcataaactgaggcatggaggttAGTGCTCGTTTACCTGAGGAAAATTTACTTATTCAAGACTGGGGAGTTATACTAGTATGATTGTAGCAATATAATCATACCAATAAAGTTATGCTGGTAACATTTATTCATCATGTGCGCAATTCCTTATTGGCAGTACCACAGATAGCATGGGTAGAGACTAGTCCTTTGTTTTAACCAAGagaccaagggtggggaacctttttgcaTCGGGGGCTTCTGACCCACGGAAAAAAACAGTTTAGGGccacacgagtgagaagcaaaaaacaaactctCAGTGATTTGGTCCTgacctgagaagcagaaagatactccccatcttccccttgcacaccagagcttaggagggcctaggctagtagattttgtgtgctccagcccttcagGTAGGTGCCAGGGGAAGGGTGTCTGGAGTACcagggcaggctccccaatgctgcgggGAGAGTCCTGAGCCTCGGAggccagacccaggcaagctGCGAGCCTCatccagccccaggccttaggttctctGCCCCAAATTAGACTACGCTGTTGCAAGATTAGCATGGAGAAAGTATGTTTAAGTGGACAAAAGATCTTATTCTGGGAGCTATGTTCATGGTGAACAAGAAGCGTACAAATAGTTTATCTAAAAGTATGAAAGAAAATCATATACTACTCTTATAAATTAAAGTGCAATAAAAAAATCTGTGGGCATACACATATTCCAAAAGGGTGAGAGAGACTAATATGAAATTGAAAACTTTTTCTTATGTTATACAAAATGTTTGGCTGCAACGCTATTCAGTGATATCAGTATCATTTCACTTGTGGGTGAAGTGGTAGCTATATTTTTGGTGAGCTTTTAACACTCATTACATTTACAAAGCCTTATTCGTACAACAGGGAAAGCAGTGGCAGTGGAAATTCCCTTCACAGCTGTTCTAGAGGGTCTTTCTGTATGGGTGAAAGCCCACTTGATCCTCAATTTGAGACTTTCAAAAAGAGTTCCAGCTAGTGTCAGCTGAAGATGTCTACCAGTCACTAAATGTTATTGCTTCGTTCTTTCATGTAAGTCGGTGAGCAGCTAGCAGATGATGATAATAATGTTGTCTCTACTGAGCTGATTATGGTTTGAATGTTGTCTTGATGCTTATTTGCTTCCAATAATTTATTTGCTccctggaaaatattttaaaaatatctcaatcttttttttttttatttcttgtaacagaggaggaagaggaacaggTCCCCACTGATGGCGGTACATCAGCAGAAGCCATGCAGGTTCCTTTGGAGGAAGAAGGAGAGATGGAAGAGGATGAGACTGTTAACGAtgaaaacttcttgagcaagagaccCTTAGAAAGTCCTGAAGCAGAGGAAATGCCTGCTATGAAACGACCAAAACTAGCTATCACTAAAGGGGACACCTTGGATGGAGCTTTGGAACCAAGGGAACCTCTCAGTTCAATAAACACTCAAAAGGTGCCCCCAATGCTTTCTCCAGTTCATGTTCAGGATAGTACAGATTTAGTTCCTCTTTCACCAGAACCACCAATGTTGGCTCCCATTGCAAAATCACAAATACCAGCTCCCAAAACATTAGAATCAAAACCATTTGCACCTAAAATGAAGGCTAAAACTGGTTCTCCAGGACAGAAGACTAAATTGCCTAAAGCTGTTCCATCGCCTGTAGTTATTGGAAGTCCCATACGCTCACCCAAAACTGGATCCAAAGAGAAAAAGTCACCAGGTCGTGCCAAGAGTCCAAAAAGTCCTAAAAGTCCAAAGGTTCCCACTCATGTTTCCCAAGTGGCAATCAAGCCTGAAACTCCAAGTGGAACCCCTTTGGCTGCTTTAAGTGAAAAGGTGGGGAAAGAGAATATCCAAGTGAAACAAGGGCAAACACCGCCTGAGCCTGGGAAACAAAGTAGTGAAAATCCATCTAAGAAAGTGGCAGTGATGGACAAGACCATTGATGATTCAATTGATGCTGTGATTGCCCGTGCATGTGCAGAAAGAGAACCTGATCCATTTGAGTTTTCCTCTGGTTCAGAAACAGAGGGTGAGATTTTTACCAGCCCTAAAagactttctgtttcagaaaccCCAACACCTAAACCTTCTATTTCTGCTAACAGTATAAATAAGGTAGGAGCCACCCCAATGCCTCTCTCAGGTGGCACTTCAAGTTCAGACATTTCATGGACAATGGATGACTCAATTGATGAGGTCATTCGAAAAGCAAAGATGGGGACACCTTCTAATCCACCTGCCAACTTTTCctatttctcttctccttctgctTCACCGCCAACACCAGAACCTCTGCTCAAAGTCTATGAGGAGAAAACCAAGCTGGCTTCATCAGTAGAAGTAAAAAAGAAGCTGAAAAAAGAGCTCAagacaaaaatgaaaaagaaagaaaaacagaaagacaaagacaaaaataaagagaaaaacaaagataAAGATAAAAACAAGGAAAAGGATAAAGACAAGGAAGGAATCAAGGAAGCAAAGTTTCAAAGGAAAGACCTACTCAAAGATGATGACCTTGATCCTTATAAGTTCAAAATGAAGGACTTTGATGACGTTGACACAAAAATGAAGTTGAAAGATGGCAAtgccaaaaaagagagagagaagcacaaggataagaaaaaagagaaaggcaAGAAAGAGAAAGATAAGAAAGACAAAGAGAAACTTAAAGATAAAGGTAAAGAAGATAAGATAAAGGGTTCTTCAGTGCCTCTTGTGTTGCCTCCCAAAGAAATGCCTTTGCCTTTGTATAACGCTCCTACCACCATGAGACTTCCTACCATGTTGACTTCCTTGTCAGCGGTGCTTCCCGAACTGTTTGAGGAAAAAGAGAAGCCtaaagagaagaagaaagacaaaaaagagaagaagaaaaagaaggaaagggagaaggacaaagaaaaggaaaagaaggagaaggagagaaaggagaaagaaaagaaagacagagaaaaagagaaacacaAACATGAAAAAGTAAGCTGTTTAGATGTCatttagatattagaaaaacttTTTACATTTGCACCTCCATTTTCTCATCACAAAATATTGTTTTTCAGAAAACTTTGATGGAAAAATGCTTGTAGATAACCTGACATTATAGC
Protein-coding regions in this window:
- the TAF3 gene encoding transcription initiation factor TFIID subunit 3 — encoded protein: MCESYSRCLLRVSVAQVCQALGWDSVQISACDLLTDVLQRYLQGLGRGCHRYCELYGRTDPILDDVGEAFSLMGVNLHELEDYIHNIEPVTFPHQIPSFPVSKNNVLQFPQPGSKDAEERKEYIPDYMPPIVSSQEEEEEEQVPTDGGTSAEAMQVPLEEEGEMEEDETVNDENFLSKRPLESPEAEEMPAMKRPKLAITKGDTLDGALEPREPLSSINTQKVPPMLSPVHVQDSTDLVPLSPEPPMLAPIAKSQIPAPKTLESKPFAPKMKAKTGSPGQKTKLPKAVPSPVVIGSPIRSPKTGSKEKKSPGRAKSPKSPKSPKVPTHVSQVAIKPETPSGTPLAALSEKVGKENIQVKQGQTPPEPGKQSSENPSKKVAVMDKTIDDSIDAVIARACAEREPDPFEFSSGSETEGEIFTSPKRLSVSETPTPKPSISANSINKVGATPMPLSGGTSSSDISWTMDDSIDEVIRKAKMGTPSNPPANFSYFSSPSASPPTPEPLLKVYEEKTKLASSVEVKKKLKKELKTKMKKKEKQKDKDKNKEKNKDKDKNKEKDKDKEGIKEAKFQRKDLLKDDDLDPYKFKMKDFDDVDTKMKLKDGNAKKEREKHKDKKKEKGKKEKDKKDKEKLKDKGKEDKIKGSSVPLVLPPKEMPLPLYNAPTTMRLPTMLTSLSAVLPELFEEKEKPKEKKKDKKEKKKKKEREKDKEKEKKEKERKEKEKKDREKEKHKHEKIKVEPVVPAPSPVIPRLTLRVGAGQDKIVISKVVSAPEAKPSTPVNRPKTPPPVPSPVPAPVHVTPPPAPAPPPPQATISPALIPPPPPAVSAAGGSKAPVRSVVTETVSTYVIQDEWGNKIWICPGCNKLDDGSPMIGCDDCDDWYHWPCVGITAAPPEEMQWFCSKCASKKKDKKHKKRKHRAH